cataaactcttaaaattaactgaatcaattagtttcaaaggtaaaattattatttgattaataatatatttaaaatcttaaaactttttctcattttcaccttaaattttaaaaacgaaTAATTCCTTCTCCCACCCAACCCTAACCTACTGCttaaaaagtttcatttttcccctaaggttttttttttcctttcttttctctgACATCCAAAATTGGTTTTGTTCTATCAGTGCTCTCTTTTTATTCTGTTGGTGCTCTCTCAAACGTAATTTGGCATTTTAGCGTCTTGTTGAATAAAAACTAGTCACCAACCTTTAATTCGCGTATTGAAAGCTTCAAAATATTGTTACGGTAAAAAgcctataaatttaaataataacatacTATGTGAAAGACACGTTAATAGAAGTCAAAAAGGTTGAATTTGATTATACAGTTAAAATAAGTTAAGAGGTGTTGTAATTACATATATGCAGAAATTCCATAAAACATGGCCAGTTTAGAAGCAGTAGAACACATGCACCAATTGCTGCTCAAGGTCAAATGATCTGCAACTCACTGTCTTGGCTATAGGAGATCCGCAATGGTCAATTGCCCCAAACCAACTGGAAAATATTCCTACTGGCAACTGCACTGACCACATTATTACTCTTCTGCATAAGCATCTCCTCTTGGGCGCGAGAATCACCTTCCTTTTGGGATGATGCAAATAATTGAACAAAGTATGCATATAAACAAGATTATCAAgacaaagaacaaaaagaaaaggtttCTGATAAGGAAATAAGGACTCACAAGAAAAGAGTAAGCACGAGCCAGAGATAGTAGAGTTGGGTACAGATCCAAAACAGCTATGGCAATCTCCTCCGTTACTTGTGGAACCTGCactaattattttcaaaattagcaTGCAAATTTTGTACAAATTGTCAAGAGAATACCatgattatcattatttaaGGTTGTCGATATGTAAACTGAAGTCTGCATCCAGAGTGTAAAATAACacatttacaaataaattcaaatcttttACTGTTGAAACAGATAATATGGCAGTAAACCCAGTAACAAAGAAAAGAACACATACAGCATAAATAAAAAAGCAAGGACAATTACAACTAATAATAATTCTGGagataaaactgaaaatttttttcccttccttCTATGCTTCCGTAAGTGCACAAGTCAAGTTCAATGCATGTTATATAAGCATGTGGACAAAAGTCCTCAATAAGCCAGAACTCATTTGTTAAATAAGGAGCCCTCTACAAATGGTTCAACTTCATTTGTGTTAACACTGCATGATACACTCTAACCTTCTTAcaataacaaattaacaatCATTACCTGCATAAGCTGAGTGGCAAATACATCACTGACTGTCATTTTATCCAGGTCTTGGCACCTTTTGACAAATTCATTGAAAGGAGGACAGATCCCAGTGCGTTTAAGCTGGTCATCAGGTAGctctaatttataaaattgagttaTTGATTGTGTTAGATATGCATACTTCCTCAGTGTATCAGCTAAACCACTAGTTCTCTGCACATCAAATCCTTCCAAGATCTCTGTCGTAAAACAACTGCATATCACAAGATTTGAATACTATTAAGGTTGTATGATGTTCAGTTTCAAAATTATGGCaaccaaaataaacaaagataTTGAAAACGGGCTTTGATAAATCGAAGGACTCTAGATTGAGAAGCATAGACAACAACTATCTTCAGCATAATAATCAAAAGATaagcaaacacaaaaataacaatttccagCTAGTAACAAAAAAGTACGTAATTGCAGATTTTGGAACTATTAGTGGCTCAAGCCACCGTAAAAGCATTGAAAATAAAACCtgtctttaaattaaaaatgatactCTTTTTCTAGATATTTGACGCACCCAGCAACTAATCAAATTAACATAAGCTGATATCTATTTGTAGGGAAGATGGAGggcaacaaaatttcaaaaggcTTCTATACGTCATTATTATCTAGTAAACTTTCATTCAATAGCATTACAACACCTTCCAAAAGCATTGCAGGAGAACAtgtcaaaaatatcataaacaacaATTGCAGACATAATGCAATATTCAActtattaaaggaaaaaataactttatcatAAGAAACTTACGCTGTTTTGATGCTCTCAGAGGCCTCAGAGGAATTTGGATCACCTTCCACAAGGTATATCAGCTTCTTAAGTCCGCATCTCTAAAtgattacataataaaaaagaattaataagtAGACAATATGGCTAATAACTGCAGTTATGACATTGTGATTACATGCAGTAATGACAACATAATTGCACTATTAATATAGATTTAGCTTATAATTCCTCTAAGATGACAATATGGCTTGACATTCTGATTAAAAGAACACATGACATATAACTCTAGAAATAAGaaacaatgaaagaaaagatGAGTAATTTGAATAAGAAGCAGTACCAGGAGCCTCAGTTTCTGATCCCTGTAGCGATTATCCCTGATTGAAGAGCGCAAATCATCAATTTTCTTCCTCTCAACAATAAAATCCAGAACATATTCAGTATCAAGTTGTTTATGACAAGCAATCCAGACTCCGTCACCTACTGGTAACCGCCTAACCTGAACAGTAACCTTGTAACTATCATTGTTTATATCATGTGGATACCAGAAGATGACCGAACAATCAGACTTCCACTTAAGTGATTTTTAAACATAGATCAAGAAGAAACTGCGGCTACAACATAATGAGGCCACCTTAAAAAAGAGccaaatacataaaacaaaGACATTGGTGTACCAATGTGCAGCCCAAACAAACCAATCTCTGGACTTTAAGCTCCCAGAAAGTACATTACAGATCAAATGCAGTAAAGTTTTCAGCATAAACAATACAGAGAAGACTCATAAGATCTTACCTCTATTCGGATCTTGAATTGCGAGCAAATGTTTTCAATTATTCTTCTGGAACGAGACCTATAAACCAGAAAGTATATTCACTGATCATAATAGCAATTTGTGGCAAACATCATCAAGAAATATCTAAAACAGTACAATGGTCTAAATATTGCAGGAGGATGATAACATCTCCTCCATAAACTTCTGTAATCAATTTCAACTACTTAtgcttccttttttttaattaaaaaaaaaatttgaacataaaCTCATATAAAATAGCTTTAAGttataattaagaaaatgatTATCCAAATTGATTATTTCTACAATCTATCCATTAATAAATTGTAAATACTCCATTCAGTCTATTGTgagataataacaaaaaataagccagtaataagaagaagaatgaaTTCTTGCaacccaaaaaattaattagttctTGCTAAGCAAGAATTGTACTCCACAGCATAGCAGATGCCGTCCACTGCGTTCTCAAAAAGTTGTGTATGCAGAGTTGAATAAGCAAGAGTCAAAAGTTACTAACCCTTGAGTGGCAAATTGTTCTCGATCATCTAAGATTAAGATAACTTCGTATGCATCCTCAAATCTTTCCCCAAAACTCAGAGGTGGCATACTTAAAACATTCATATTTGTTTGCAGACCATCTATCCAAGACTTTTGAGCTGAATAATCCTAATAAATTCAGTTGAATAATCAGCAATGCATagataatcataattttattcatacaaacaaataatcaaattattaccACGGATTCAATTGAGCTCAACAGAACATCAATTCCAACCGCTTGGAGTTCAAAACATTTTTACCATTTCTTAAAGTTAACATCAACAATATTGCAAAAAGAATACGTGCAAACACTACTCATAAAAGAAGGTCATCCTCTAATTATACCATGCCACATGTCCAATCACAATGCTTAAAAAACATCATATATTCCTGCAACATAGATGCGAGATTTTCACAATGCAAAATGTAGTACTCTCTGAAGTTACCAATATGCACACATACAACAGAGGAACAAGCGTTCAAGGTAAGCATTTTTGGCACAGATTCAGCGGATAAATTGTGCATATTTCCACCATCACAAGCAGAATCAATCTGAGTACTCCGATTTCCAACAACATCTTCTTGACCTTGCATGAACAAAGAGCTCACTTAGAGGAATATGTTCAGATTTCTAATAAGTGCAATGGAtaacttcaatttcattaacaTTCAACATATTAAGCTCATTACTGTGTGTGAATGCACAAGTTGTTGATGCTACATGGCAATCTTCTCTTAAATTCTGAGGATTCAGATGTAAACCATACACTTGATCTTCTCGAAGACGACATAAAACTGCAGGCCAGAGAGATGAGATTTCCTTGTGTGGGAAGTTTTGTGTTCTTCATTAAAAGCATGAAGCACTTGTTCCTTGGAATACCCCATGCATGTAAACTGCGGAGAGAGAAATCTAAATCAGACAAAAACTTCAAcacaagaaagagaaagaaaaagggacagctgtaaaaaaacaaaaaagaaggaaaacaaagaacaaaaactGTGACATCCATGAAACATAATACCAAGATTGTACAAAAATGACACCTAGGCAGTATGAGCTATGAATTTTTCACCAGTGAACAAAAATGGTGACGCCGCAAATAAAGAACAAAGTAATGTAGGTCAGTGCCCAGAGTggaaaaatgtgatgaaatgaTCGGTGCCTAATACTGAAAAATTGTGGGTTGGCTGAACATGGAATTATCATAAAATCTAGTTGAAAACAAACCCTCTCAAGAGATGCAAGTGGAACATCAACTGATTTGCTCTGCTGACTCAAACTGACAGATTGCAATGTCACTTCTGCAGAAGAACTTGAGTTAGCAAGCTCTAGATCCGGTGTGTTGCATGCATCCAGATCAGAATCCTGTTCAACAGGCAAGATATCTATAGAATCTGTCAAACCAGATCTCATGAGACATTCACGTGCTGCTTCACGCCCTTCATGAGTCAGCATGTACCTGAAGAAAATCAGAGGCTCATTCTTCCAAACAGAATACATcaactaaaattatttaagcAAGCAACTTTAACCTTTTAAACCAATTCCATATTCCAAAGTGTAATCAAATTTGAAACATCAACTTTCTAactaaaaatcattagaactGCATGTAAATAGAGCATGACCCACACATCTAGCGAAAATAGCTAGGAACATATAATGAAATGTTTTTTCATACTACCAAACATATGCAAAGAGGCAAGCTTAAGATTCAATCATAAATAAGGTCAGCAAAATATCCATTCAAGTAACAGAAAAGTAGTTCTTTGATTTGATAGGATAtagccaaaaaagaattttaatgattttttaatccaaaagcCAATCATTAAATCCATTAACCATATTGCTCTATCAACCTAACTAAAAAGGTATTTCTTTTCAGTTTAAAAGCATTACAAAAAACCCAAATCAAATAAGCCCAAGACCGCTGTCATATGTTAccaaaatcaatataaatacaGAATTCTTTCATTGTTATTCTTTAAAACCCAAACACTGAAGCTCtactaattcaaatttaacgATCTCAGATAGAAGTGACAtagtgaagaaaaaagaatactCACTTTGCTGGGCAACTCGATTTCACAACTAGTCCTTTGGTTATCAAGGTTTTCATGCAACTCCATCCACTATACCAGTCCCTTGGAGTACATCCAAATTGCCCGGGTTTACCTTTTCCCTTCTCTGGCCTAAGTACATATAAATGCAGTTTCACGACGATCAATTTACCTCCATATTCACTTAAACCAATGGagaagaaaactaaaaaatcaatgAATAAACATACATAATTGGTGCCCGAGAAAGACCACTTGCTTCAGCTGCATCAATAAGCTCTTGTTTATGCATAAATTCATTCCCATTTGCAGTACCcctacaaaaaaattatttcagtaCACAGTTCATCACAGCTAGGGACAAAAGCATGCAACAAGGAAAAAGGACATGTAGTTCACCTGTATAAGGTAATCAACAAAGCATATGCCACAGAATTCCTTTGGGGCACATAACGTTTGGTTCCTTTATTCTTCGTTGCTTTACTTACTTTACCTAAATAATCAAAATGGGAATTGAATAAGAAGATTAACATGTAAAACTCCATAAGAATAACTACAGCAAAAGACATGAGTAGCTTACCCTTTTCAGTCAAGTTTTCTGATTCAGAACTGCCTGAAGTAGCATCAAAGAACTCTTGCACAAGCTTCAGAATCCACTTTCCCACACCCCTaaaccacaaattcaaaccaaataacTTCAAGTAGAATTTAATAATAGAAATCAGGATTACTTCGACATATAAGCAAGACATTACTCAACTCAACTTCAACATCTCTCTATTTCCCACGCTTTAAAGAAAAGCAATTTGAATAATACATCACCACACGATAACAAAATCACAACATTCACAGAAATTTCCTAACCCGCATAGTCTTATCTCCTCAATCTTCATTCTAGAATGCATCAACCGATACAAACACAAACAATTTTGGACGCAAAAGTACTTTTTCAGACTTCAATTGGGCATTTTATATAGTCCGCTTCGGTTGAGCACTGCTACTTGTAACTAAAATATAGCTATTAGTAGCAAGCAGTGGAACATTAAACTTATCAAAAGAAGGCATACTTGATTTGTGATAATTCTTTAAGAGTCTTGATGTGATTCTTTGCATTGCACACATTGTTATACGCCCTAGACAGAGTCATATCCAAATTCTCCGATAATCCTTTAGGCTTCTCCAGCATTTCTTGCTGCTTCTGCAACATGTAACTCGCCAATTCTTCATTTTCTGGGCACAAGACGCGCCTCTTGTCATGATTCTCCATCTCCGATTAAAATCTTGTTATGGTTACTGATTATTCAGACGTTGGTTGGGGATTTTGAATTGCGGTTTAAGATGGCGTGGAGAGTGCAAAATAGCGCCAGGTTTCTTTAAGTGGATTTAAAATTGTGAGCAACCTTCAACTCTTTTTGGGCCTGGGCCATTAAGTTTGGCCCATTAATGTTGGTTATCTAAATCTGCACTATTTAATTAGCCTAATTGTGTCGCCATTAAATTATGATGTTAAGatcacaaaataaatttatttttgtaacaaCTATGAATTGGTGTAGCAAATAATgcagataatataaaattaataaatttattataaacagggccattgatgattattttgtcaaatataaagcttttaagaaaata
This sequence is a window from Mangifera indica cultivar Alphonso chromosome 5, CATAS_Mindica_2.1, whole genome shotgun sequence. Protein-coding genes within it:
- the LOC123215672 gene encoding LOW QUALITY PROTEIN: crossover junction endonuclease MUS81-like (The sequence of the model RefSeq protein was modified relative to this genomic sequence to represent the inferred CDS: inserted 1 base in 1 codon); this translates as MENHDKRRVLCPENEELASYMLQKQQEMLEKPKGLSENLDMTLSRAYNNVCNAKNHIKTLKELSQIKGVGKWILKLVQEFFDATSGSSESENLTEKGKVSKATKNKGTKRYVPQRNSVAYALLITLYRGTANGNEFMHKQELIDAAEASGLSRAPIMPEKGKGKPGQFGCTPRDWYSGWSCMKTLITKGLVVKSSCPAKYMLTHEGREAARECLMRSGLTDSIDILPVEQDSDLDACNTPDLELANSSSSAEVTLQSVSLSQQSKSVDVPLASLERFTCMGYSKEQVLHAFNEEHKTSHXKEISSLWPAVLCRLREDQVYGLHLNPQNLREDCHVASTTCAFTHSQEDVVGNRSTQIDSACDGGNMHNLSAESVPKMLTLNACSSVDYSAQKSWIDGLQTNMNVLSMPPLSFGERFEDAYEVILILDDREQFATQGSRSRRIIENICSQFKIRIEVRRLPVGDGVWIACHKQLDTEYVLDFIVERKKIDDLRSSIRDNRYRDQKLRLLRCGLKKLIYLVEGDPNSSEASESIKTACFTTEILEGFDVQRTSGLADTLRKYAYLTQSITQFYKLELPDDQLKRTGICPPFNEFVKRCQDLDKMTVSDVFATQLMQVPQVTEEIAIAVLDLYPTLLSLARAYSFLEGDSRAQEEMLMQKSNNVVSAVASRNIFQLVWGN